TCCCCGCAATCTTAGCTGTTTCAATCAATCGAAAGTCCTATGGTTGCACTTCGATGACAATTCCAAGTGGCGTGAGTTTTTTATGAGCCTCACTTTCCCAACCACGCTTGAGATGTTACGTTTACGTGGTTGTGGTGTTCATTGGGAAGATTTGACAATGATGGTTGGATCATTGCCCCATTTTTTTGAGCTTCAGTTATATTGGAATTCAGTCATTGGACCTATTTGGAACCCTATAGAGGAGAAATTTCTTAGATTGAAATACTTGACTATATTTGGGTGTGATGATTTAGTTTATTGGAATGCAAACAAATGTCATTTTCCGGTGCTCAAAGGTCTTTATCTTGGATTTTTGTGTAAATTGGATGAGTTCCCTTCAAGTATAGGAGAAATAGCAACACCCAAGTATATTGAGTTGAGATTTTGCAGCCAATCTTCTACCATTTCAGCAATGAGAACATTGGTAGAACAAGAGGAGCAAGGTAATGACAACCTTCGACTTGATGTATTATTTCAGGGTGATGAGGAAACACTTAAGAGCTTCAAGCACGAGGTTCAAGAAGAGGGTCTTACAAGCATTAATCTATCTCTGCATCTCGTGAGATCCTGATAACTTCCATTTCAATGTGTATGATTCCCTCTATGCATGTATTGtgtcttttttcttttgattttttcaacttatttatattatagaaTTTGTTAATTAGGATACTGGACATTTCCGCTACTCCTTCTGGCTGACCCCTAGTCCGATAAGAATTAAATCTTATCGGGCCGGAGCAGAGTCGCGGATGTTGTGGGGTCAGCTCATCGGCCATGGAAGACGTTTCCTAGCAGTTATTGGGGACCGGTGATGGATCAACCAACCCCCAATCCAACTTAACTCTCACAGTCACTTACATATTTTGGCAAGTAACTTATCTATCTCCAAATTATCTTGTACATTCTCCAAACTC
The genomic region above belongs to Salvia hispanica cultivar TCC Black 2014 chromosome 3, UniMelb_Shisp_WGS_1.0, whole genome shotgun sequence and contains:
- the LOC125212854 gene encoding uncharacterized protein LOC125212854 is translated as MRNLRTLFRVENFRLSDEVYKRIPNVRELQLSYCDEVSLYYCPRNLSCFNQSKVLWLHFDDNSKWREFFMSLTFPTTLEMLRLRGCGVHWEDLTMMVGSLPHFFELQLYWNSVIGPIWNPIEEKFLRLKYLTIFGCDDLVYWNANKCHFPVLKGLYLGFLCKLDEFPSSIGEIATPKYIELRFCSQSSTISAMRTLVEQEEQGNDNLRLDVLFQGDEETLKSFKHEVQEEGLTSINLSLHLDTGHFRYSFWLTPSPIRIKSYRAGAESRMLWGQLIGHGRRFLAVIGDR